The proteins below are encoded in one region of Terriglobales bacterium:
- a CDS encoding gamma carbonic anhydrase family protein: protein MLRPYKGTSPRIADSCYVDDSAQLIGDVTLGPHASVWMNAVLRGDVHSIRVGANSNIQDCSVLHGMKDKFPVEVGEWVTVGHSVTLHGCAIEDRCLIGMGAVILNGARVGTGSIIAAGTVIPEGTVIEPGSLWMGVPGKFRKKLGDADQETILRYAQNYLDYKNQYLKERRK, encoded by the coding sequence ATGCTTCGCCCCTACAAAGGAACCTCACCCCGGATCGCTGACTCCTGCTACGTGGATGACTCCGCGCAGCTCATCGGCGATGTCACCCTGGGCCCGCACGCCAGCGTCTGGATGAACGCCGTGTTGCGCGGCGATGTGCATTCCATCCGCGTAGGCGCGAACTCCAACATCCAGGACTGCTCCGTGCTCCACGGCATGAAGGACAAGTTCCCCGTCGAGGTGGGCGAGTGGGTGACCGTCGGCCACTCGGTGACCCTGCACGGCTGCGCCATCGAAGACCGCTGCCTCATCGGCATGGGCGCCGTGATTCTGAACGGCGCGCGCGTGGGCACGGGCTCCATCATTGCTGCCGGAACCGTCATCCCGGAAGGAACCGTGATCGAGCCCGGCTCGCTGTGGATGGGCGTCCCGGGAAAATTCCGCAAGAAACTGGGCGACGCCGACCAGGAAACCATCCTGCGCTACGCCCAGAACTACCTCGATTACAAGAACCAGTATCTCAAGGAACGCAGGAAGTAG
- the hisS gene encoding histidine--tRNA ligase produces the protein MRDLLPPETAVWNFVEAAARDVFRVYGFHEIRTPVIEDLALFQRSVGEETDIVAKEMFAWEDRARAESEKGQTLALRPENTAGVVRAYIEHKLWERPGLQRLFYMGPQFRRERPQKGRYRQFYQIGAEVIGPPSAGSESPAVDAEVLEMLATLLDRVGLSGWTLHLNSVGCAHDRPKFNAALRKALAGVVGNMCADCRRRAETNPLRVFDCKVPADQPIIAKLPRMLEFLDDACRAHFAEVQAILRAVEVLFVINDRMVRGLDYYSRTAFEFTHGALGAQNAVLGGGRYDGLSEALGGPRAPGIGFAIGEDRMVMALGEAAAAVQPALEAYVAPLGAGMNREAARLARELRRHDIVVETGDEGFRLKKSLETASKLGARCVVIVGENEVKAGAFAVKNLATGEQVSVPREELAKKIQALRG, from the coding sequence ATGCGCGACCTCTTGCCGCCGGAGACGGCGGTGTGGAACTTCGTCGAGGCCGCCGCCCGCGACGTCTTCCGCGTCTACGGCTTCCACGAGATCCGCACCCCGGTCATCGAGGACTTGGCGCTCTTCCAGCGCTCCGTCGGCGAAGAAACCGACATCGTCGCCAAGGAAATGTTCGCCTGGGAAGACCGCGCCCGCGCGGAAAGCGAAAAAGGCCAGACGCTCGCCCTGCGCCCGGAAAACACCGCCGGCGTGGTGCGCGCCTACATCGAGCACAAGCTGTGGGAACGGCCCGGCCTGCAGCGCCTCTTCTATATGGGGCCGCAATTCCGCCGGGAGCGCCCGCAGAAAGGCCGCTACCGGCAGTTCTACCAGATCGGCGCCGAAGTCATCGGCCCGCCCAGCGCGGGCAGCGAATCGCCCGCCGTGGACGCCGAAGTGCTCGAGATGCTGGCCACGCTGCTCGACCGCGTGGGCCTCTCCGGATGGACGCTGCATCTGAACTCGGTGGGCTGCGCGCACGACCGCCCCAAATTCAACGCCGCCCTGCGCAAGGCGCTTGCCGGTGTCGTGGGGAACATGTGCGCCGACTGCCGCCGCCGCGCGGAAACCAATCCGCTGCGCGTCTTCGACTGCAAGGTGCCCGCCGACCAGCCCATCATCGCGAAGCTCCCCCGCATGCTGGAGTTCCTCGACGACGCCTGCCGCGCCCACTTCGCCGAAGTGCAAGCGATCTTGCGCGCCGTCGAAGTCCTCTTCGTCATCAACGACCGGATGGTACGAGGCCTGGATTACTATAGCCGGACGGCTTTCGAATTCACGCATGGAGCGCTGGGGGCGCAGAATGCGGTGCTGGGCGGCGGGCGGTACGACGGGCTCTCGGAAGCGCTGGGCGGGCCGCGAGCGCCGGGGATCGGGTTCGCCATCGGCGAAGACCGCATGGTGATGGCGCTGGGGGAAGCGGCGGCGGCCGTGCAGCCGGCGCTCGAAGCTTACGTGGCGCCGCTGGGCGCGGGCATGAACCGCGAGGCGGCGCGGCTGGCGCGCGAATTGCGCCGGCACGACATCGTCGTCGAGACCGGCGACGAAGGCTTCCGGCTCAAGAAGTCACTGGAGACGGCGAGCAAGCTGGGCGCGCGCTGCGTGGTGATCGTGGGCGAGAACGAAGTGAAGGCAGGCGCATTCGCGGTGAAGAATCTCGCCACGGGCGAGCAAGTGAGCGTGCCGCGGGAGGAACTGGCGAAGAAGATACAGGCGCTGAGGGGATAA
- a CDS encoding multicopper oxidase domain-containing protein: protein MSRLYSLLLACLLSLSSTVAAQTPAARANDNRVPAGTLRNGELTLRLEIVEALWFPQQEGGPHLAVYSFAEEGNAAQIPGPLLRVPQGTVVHATVRNRLPVAMFVFGLHQRPGSAPPLEVPPGAMREVRFPAGEPGTYFYEARSTPQTSAQLAAITLLTPIDNEMPQFGKEALLTGALIVDPPGTTADDRVFVINLWMTGLSKGPFREVMGINGRSWPHSERLTYRQGETVRWRVINATPSDHAMHLHGFFYRVNSLGDADRDRLFPDRERPLAVTQHMPPGSTMSLDWSPDRTGRWVFHCHMTGHMSDELDLNSHPLDGSKPPLASHAKKAAGMGGLVLGIDVLPDSGLDAAAATSDKAVRKLRLLIEPRPASGILPVGYGYKLEEQDTETPGPPPVPGAPLVLTRGQPVEITVVNRLVDPTAVHWHGMELESYYDGVPGWGGSRQITPPIAPGGSFVARFTPPRAGTYIYHTHWHDVLQLTGGLYGPLIVLEPGQKFDPETDQVFIIARAGPDESVYPLLLNGSPQPGALALKIGTRYRFRFINIATNDADAVISLRSDGQAVSWRAVGKDGAELPAAQAVVRTAQQNITVGETYDFEYIPQRPGDLTLEVWLPFFKTKLTQIFEVQP from the coding sequence TTGTCGCGACTCTACTCGCTTCTGCTGGCTTGTCTGCTCTCTCTCTCTTCCACGGTCGCCGCGCAAACACCGGCAGCGCGCGCCAATGACAACCGCGTTCCCGCCGGCACGCTACGCAATGGTGAATTGACCTTGCGCCTGGAGATCGTCGAGGCGCTGTGGTTTCCGCAGCAGGAAGGCGGGCCGCACCTTGCGGTCTATTCGTTTGCGGAGGAAGGCAACGCCGCGCAGATCCCCGGACCGCTCCTCCGCGTGCCCCAGGGCACGGTGGTGCACGCCACGGTCCGCAATCGCCTGCCGGTGGCGATGTTCGTCTTTGGCCTGCACCAGCGTCCGGGCTCGGCGCCGCCCCTCGAAGTCCCGCCTGGCGCCATGCGTGAAGTCCGCTTCCCCGCCGGCGAACCTGGCACGTACTTCTACGAAGCCCGCAGCACGCCGCAGACCAGCGCCCAGCTCGCCGCTATCACGCTGCTCACGCCAATTGACAACGAGATGCCACAGTTCGGCAAGGAGGCGCTACTGACCGGGGCCTTGATCGTCGACCCGCCGGGAACAACGGCCGACGACCGCGTCTTCGTCATCAATCTCTGGATGACAGGGCTGTCGAAAGGCCCGTTCCGCGAAGTGATGGGCATCAACGGAAGATCCTGGCCTCACTCGGAGCGTCTGACGTATCGCCAGGGAGAAACCGTTCGTTGGCGGGTCATCAATGCCACCCCCTCCGACCACGCCATGCATCTGCACGGATTCTTCTACCGGGTGAACAGCCTCGGTGATGCGGACCGTGACCGCCTGTTCCCTGATCGTGAACGGCCGCTTGCAGTCACACAGCACATGCCTCCTGGCTCCACCATGTCGCTCGATTGGTCCCCTGACCGTACCGGTCGCTGGGTCTTCCATTGCCACATGACCGGGCACATGTCCGACGAGCTCGATCTCAACTCCCATCCCCTGGATGGCTCGAAACCCCCGCTGGCCTCACATGCGAAAAAGGCTGCCGGCATGGGCGGCTTGGTGCTCGGAATCGATGTGTTGCCGGATTCTGGGCTGGACGCCGCCGCCGCGACCTCCGATAAGGCTGTCCGCAAGCTGCGCCTGCTGATCGAGCCGCGGCCCGCGTCCGGCATCTTGCCCGTAGGGTATGGCTACAAGCTCGAGGAGCAGGATACGGAGACGCCCGGCCCGCCGCCCGTTCCCGGCGCCCCGCTGGTGCTGACGCGCGGCCAGCCGGTCGAAATCACCGTGGTCAATCGCCTGGTCGATCCCACCGCCGTGCACTGGCACGGCATGGAGCTGGAAAGCTATTACGACGGCGTGCCGGGATGGGGCGGCTCGCGCCAGATCACCCCGCCCATCGCGCCCGGCGGCAGTTTCGTCGCCCGCTTCACGCCGCCGCGCGCGGGAACCTACATCTACCACACCCATTGGCACGACGTGCTGCAGCTCACCGGTGGTTTGTACGGACCGCTGATCGTGCTGGAGCCGGGCCAGAAATTCGATCCGGAGACCGACCAGGTTTTCATCATCGCCCGTGCCGGCCCCGATGAGTCGGTCTATCCGCTCCTGCTCAACGGCAGCCCGCAGCCGGGAGCCCTCGCGCTCAAGATTGGCACGCGCTACCGCTTCCGCTTCATCAACATCGCGACCAATGACGCGGACGCGGTCATCTCCTTGCGCTCGGACGGCCAGGCCGTCAGTTGGCGCGCGGTGGGCAAGGATGGCGCGGAACTGCCAGCGGCGCAGGCCGTCGTGCGCACGGCCCAGCAGAACATCACCGTTGGCGAAACGTATGATTTCGAGTACATTCCCCAGCGCCCCGGCGACCTCACGCTCGAAGTCTGGCTACCGTTCTTCAAGACCAAGCTGACCCAGATTTTCGAAGTGCAGCCCTAG